The following are encoded in a window of Sebastes umbrosus isolate fSebUmb1 chromosome 7, fSebUmb1.pri, whole genome shotgun sequence genomic DNA:
- the hepacama gene encoding hepatic and glial cell adhesion molecule a isoform X1, whose product MKVERKTSSTGDSFTDVPLLLTLFGLLLLLLFTGEVSGVNVTSQTPVVRGTVGKEALLSVSYSSSSSDKPVIKWQLKRDKEKPITVVQSIGTDVIGNLRPEYRHRILVFENGSLLLHNLQLSDEGAYEVEISITDDTFTGEHNVELTVNVPVSKPYIQMMASSVLEYSEHFNLHCSHDNGTKPVYAWLKGGKVLTNDTRLQLSRDQKVLTISRVVMSDDDIYACTVENPISSMKSMPVRLTVYRRSSLYIILSTGGIFLLITLVTVCACWKPSNVCFSCCRKKHRPVPQRAPIYMDQSENGHDVDVVPKPTTLGRRSPMPLYVLNEDETLERLEECSGNTAVQSEMSVPAVYAPVLIPSTNRSDRPVWSAPRRYPRSPSPLAQPLPQPIPGPPLRPIRSPAHSPGSSPRSFSPIRKVRPPVGIPTSHLPVEAECPEPCDQTHCPPQQ is encoded by the exons TGACGCTCtttggcctcctcctcctcctgctcttcacAG gtgaGGTGTCAGGGGTGAACGTGACCAGCCAGACCCCGGTGGTGAGGGGCACGGTGGGCAAAGAGGCCCTCTTGTCAGTCAGCTactccagcagcagctcggaCAAGCCTGTGATTAAGTGGCAGCTGAAGAGGGACAAGGAGAAACCCATCACCGTCGTGCAATCCATAGGGACAGATGTCATAGGCAACCTGAGGCCAGAGTACCGCCACCGTATCCTGGTGTTTGAGAATGGGTCACTACTGCTGCACaacctgcagctgtcagacgaAGGGGCGTACGAAGTGGAGATCTCCATCACAGATGACACCTTCACTGGAGAGCACAACGTTGAGCTCACTGTGAATG TCCCCGTGTCCAAACCTTACATCCAGATGATGGCCTCGTCCGTGCTGGAGTACAGCGAGCACTTTAACCTCCACTGTTCCCACGACAACGGCACAAAGCCCGTCTACGCTTGGCTGAAGGGAGGCAAGGTGCTGACCAATGACACTCGTCTGCAGCTTTCACGCGACCAAAAGGTGCTGACCATCTCACGCGTTGTGATGTCAGATGATGACATTTACGCCTGCACAGTGGAGAACCCCATCAGCAGCATGAAGAGCATGCCTGTCAGGCTCACTGTCTACA GACGGAGCTCGCTATACATCATCCTGTCCACCGGGGGCATATTCCTCCTAATCACCCTGGTGACAGTGTGTGCCTGTTGGAAACCATCCAA tgtgtgtttttcctgctgTAGAAAGAAGCATCGACCCGTCCCCCAAAGAGCTCCCATCTACATGGATCAGAGTGAAAATGGCCACGATG TTGATGTTGTTCCCAAACCGACTACACTTGGTCGAAGGAGCCCCATGCCTCTTTATGTTCTCAATGAAGAT GAGACTCTGGAGCGTTTGGAAGAATGTTCTGGCAATACTGCCGTCCAATCAGAAATGAGTGTCCCTGCTGTCTACGCTCCGGTCCTCATCCCTTCCACTAACAGAAGTGATCGACCCGTCTGGTCTGCCCCACGCAGATACCCCCGCAGCCCCTCTCCACTAGCACAACCTCTCCCACAACCCATTCCAGGTCCTCCTCTACGCCCCATCCGCTCCCCTGCTCACTCCCCAGGTTCATCTCCACGCAGCTTCAGCCCCATAAGAAAAGTCCGTCCACCAGTTGGCATCCCAACCAGCCACCTGCCTGTAGAGGCAGAGTGTCCAGAACCTTGTGACCAGACTCACTGTCCACCACAGCAGTGA
- the hepacama gene encoding hepatic and glial cell adhesion molecule a isoform X2 has translation MKVERKTSSTGDSFTDVPLLLTLFGLLLLLLFTGEVSGVNVTSQTPVVRGTVGKEALLSVSYSSSSSDKPVIKWQLKRDKEKPITVVQSIGTDVIGNLRPEYRHRILVFENGSLLLHNLQLSDEGAYEVEISITDDTFTGEHNVELTVNVPVSKPYIQMMASSVLEYSEHFNLHCSHDNGTKPVYAWLKGGKVLTNDTRLQLSRDQKVLTISRVVMSDDDIYACTVENPISSMKSMPVRLTVYRRSSLYIILSTGGIFLLITLVTVCACWKPSKKKHRPVPQRAPIYMDQSENGHDVDVVPKPTTLGRRSPMPLYVLNEDETLERLEECSGNTAVQSEMSVPAVYAPVLIPSTNRSDRPVWSAPRRYPRSPSPLAQPLPQPIPGPPLRPIRSPAHSPGSSPRSFSPIRKVRPPVGIPTSHLPVEAECPEPCDQTHCPPQQ, from the exons TGACGCTCtttggcctcctcctcctcctgctcttcacAG gtgaGGTGTCAGGGGTGAACGTGACCAGCCAGACCCCGGTGGTGAGGGGCACGGTGGGCAAAGAGGCCCTCTTGTCAGTCAGCTactccagcagcagctcggaCAAGCCTGTGATTAAGTGGCAGCTGAAGAGGGACAAGGAGAAACCCATCACCGTCGTGCAATCCATAGGGACAGATGTCATAGGCAACCTGAGGCCAGAGTACCGCCACCGTATCCTGGTGTTTGAGAATGGGTCACTACTGCTGCACaacctgcagctgtcagacgaAGGGGCGTACGAAGTGGAGATCTCCATCACAGATGACACCTTCACTGGAGAGCACAACGTTGAGCTCACTGTGAATG TCCCCGTGTCCAAACCTTACATCCAGATGATGGCCTCGTCCGTGCTGGAGTACAGCGAGCACTTTAACCTCCACTGTTCCCACGACAACGGCACAAAGCCCGTCTACGCTTGGCTGAAGGGAGGCAAGGTGCTGACCAATGACACTCGTCTGCAGCTTTCACGCGACCAAAAGGTGCTGACCATCTCACGCGTTGTGATGTCAGATGATGACATTTACGCCTGCACAGTGGAGAACCCCATCAGCAGCATGAAGAGCATGCCTGTCAGGCTCACTGTCTACA GACGGAGCTCGCTATACATCATCCTGTCCACCGGGGGCATATTCCTCCTAATCACCCTGGTGACAGTGTGTGCCTGTTGGAAACCATCCAA AAAGAAGCATCGACCCGTCCCCCAAAGAGCTCCCATCTACATGGATCAGAGTGAAAATGGCCACGATG TTGATGTTGTTCCCAAACCGACTACACTTGGTCGAAGGAGCCCCATGCCTCTTTATGTTCTCAATGAAGAT GAGACTCTGGAGCGTTTGGAAGAATGTTCTGGCAATACTGCCGTCCAATCAGAAATGAGTGTCCCTGCTGTCTACGCTCCGGTCCTCATCCCTTCCACTAACAGAAGTGATCGACCCGTCTGGTCTGCCCCACGCAGATACCCCCGCAGCCCCTCTCCACTAGCACAACCTCTCCCACAACCCATTCCAGGTCCTCCTCTACGCCCCATCCGCTCCCCTGCTCACTCCCCAGGTTCATCTCCACGCAGCTTCAGCCCCATAAGAAAAGTCCGTCCACCAGTTGGCATCCCAACCAGCCACCTGCCTGTAGAGGCAGAGTGTCCAGAACCTTGTGACCAGACTCACTGTCCACCACAGCAGTGA